Proteins from one Blattabacterium cuenoti genomic window:
- a CDS encoding type I restriction enzyme HsdR N-terminal domain-containing protein, whose protein sequence is MYSLDYFVKNKYLHLNQIKNKIYIFCVIRKKFYSFTQEEVIRQYIIFLLKKVKNYKNQNIWVEYPLQINELKKRIDVLVQLNGSPHILIECKSPKILIKQKTFDQISIYNSVIQAPFLMISNGIKNFIFQVDNRKKKYLFLKYIP, encoded by the coding sequence ATGTATTCCTTAGATTATTTTGTTAAAAATAAATATTTGCACTTAAATCAAATAAAAAACAAAATTTATATATTTTGCGTAATTAGAAAAAAATTTTATTCTTTTACTCAAGAAGAAGTAATACGTCAATATATAATTTTTTTGTTGAAAAAAGTAAAAAATTACAAAAACCAAAATATATGGGTAGAGTATCCTTTACAAATAAACGAACTAAAAAAAAGAATAGATGTTTTAGTTCAATTGAATGGTTCTCCTCATATACTTATCGAATGTAAATCTCCAAAAATTTTGATAAAACAAAAAACTTTTGACCAAATTTCAATTTATAACAGTGTAATACAAGCTCCATTTTTAATGATAAGCAATGGAATAAAAAATTTTATTTTTCAAGTCGATAATCGTAAAAAAAAGTATTTATTTTTAAAATACATTCCATAA
- the sucD gene encoding succinate--CoA ligase subunit alpha, whose protein sequence is MSILIDKKIKVLVQGLTGKEGLFHTEQMMNYGTSVVGGITPGKGGKVYLGIPVFDTVEEAVQNTGGDVSVIFVPSPFAADAILESIFSNIKLIVCITEGIPVSDMIKVKHFLKTLRGKTCLIGPNCPGIISPEESKVGIMPNSIFRKKGKIGIISRSGTLTYEAADQIVKHGYGISTAIGIGGDSVVGISIKEIIELFLEDEETECIVMIGEIGGILEIEAAEWIKKLKRKKPIISFIAGQTAPKGKTMGHAGAIIEKKIETAKVKMDIMEKSGIRIVKSPENIGMAVHEVFH, encoded by the coding sequence ATGAGCATTTTAATAGATAAAAAGATTAAAGTTCTTGTGCAAGGATTAACTGGAAAAGAAGGATTATTTCATACTGAACAAATGATGAATTATGGAACATCCGTTGTAGGTGGTATTACTCCAGGAAAAGGTGGAAAAGTTTATTTAGGAATTCCTGTTTTTGATACTGTTGAAGAAGCTGTACAAAATACAGGTGGAGATGTAAGTGTTATCTTTGTTCCTTCTCCTTTTGCTGCGGATGCTATTTTAGAATCTATTTTTTCTAATATTAAATTAATTGTTTGTATTACTGAGGGTATCCCTGTTTCAGATATGATTAAAGTAAAACATTTTTTAAAAACATTAAGGGGGAAAACTTGTTTAATTGGACCAAATTGTCCTGGAATCATTTCTCCAGAAGAATCTAAGGTAGGAATTATGCCAAATTCTATTTTTAGAAAAAAAGGTAAAATAGGAATAATTTCTAGATCAGGAACTCTTACGTATGAAGCTGCAGATCAAATAGTTAAACATGGATATGGAATATCAACAGCTATTGGAATAGGAGGAGACTCTGTTGTTGGAATAAGTATAAAAGAAATTATAGAATTATTTTTAGAAGATGAAGAAACTGAATGTATTGTGATGATTGGAGAAATAGGAGGAATATTAGAGATTGAAGCTGCGGAATGGATAAAAAAATTGAAGAGAAAAAAACCAATAATAAGTTTTATAGCAGGACAAACTGCTCCTAAAGGAAAAACGATGGGACATGCTGGTGCTATTATAGAAAAAAAAATAGAAACAGCAAAAGTAAAAATGGATATAATGGAAAAAAGTGGAATACGTATAGTTAAATCTCCGGAAAATATAGGAATGGCTGTACATGAAGTTTTTCATTGA
- a CDS encoding glycine--tRNA ligase, with protein MKKCNGKFFDFLVSHAKSYGFIFPSSEIYGGLNAVYDYGPYGIELKNNIKEFWWKSMTFLHENIVGIDTSILMSSDVWNASGHVRKFNELLIDNKDSKKRYRPDMLIKEHVEKKFSNNTKKKEDILFRLSEYLEKKDFLKLRTLFDELNICDPVSKTRNWTNFHHFNMMFKIKDESIKDLFLRPETAQGIFCNFHNVKNSNRMKIPFGIAQIGKSFRNEIFARKFIFRTREFEQMEMQFFLHPEEEKKWYEYWKNIRFKWHLNLGDQKNYRLRNHNHLAHYASAGVDIEYHFPFGFREIEGIHSRRDFDMKKHEFFSKKKLRVSESKFQKNYIPYVIETSLGLDRIFLAIFSSSLKKEKLKDGKIRIVLKLPSYLSPIKSAIFPLVRKDGLPEIARKIFDNFKINHKLIYDQKESIGKLYRRQDAIGTPICFTVDYETIETNTVTVRYRDSMKQKRVPIKDISKIIKEETGLEQILKKLSSFI; from the coding sequence ATGAAAAAATGTAATGGTAAATTTTTTGATTTTTTAGTTTCTCATGCAAAAAGTTATGGTTTTATTTTTCCTTCTAGTGAAATTTATGGAGGATTAAATGCTGTTTATGACTATGGTCCATATGGAATAGAATTAAAAAATAACATTAAGGAATTTTGGTGGAAGTCAATGACTTTTCTTCATGAAAATATAGTAGGAATTGATACATCAATATTGATGTCTTCTGATGTTTGGAATGCTTCTGGACATGTTAGAAAATTTAATGAGTTATTAATTGATAATAAAGATTCCAAAAAAAGATATCGTCCTGATATGTTAATTAAAGAACATGTAGAAAAAAAATTCTCAAATAATACTAAAAAAAAAGAAGATATATTATTTCGTTTATCTGAATATTTAGAAAAAAAAGACTTTTTGAAATTGAGAACTTTGTTTGACGAATTAAACATTTGTGATCCTGTTTCTAAAACAAGAAATTGGACAAATTTTCATCATTTTAATATGATGTTTAAAATAAAAGATGAATCTATCAAAGATTTATTTCTTCGTCCAGAAACAGCTCAAGGGATATTTTGTAATTTTCATAATGTAAAAAACTCTAATAGGATGAAAATTCCATTTGGAATAGCTCAAATAGGAAAATCATTTAGAAATGAAATTTTCGCAAGAAAATTTATATTTAGAACGCGAGAGTTTGAGCAAATGGAAATGCAATTTTTTCTTCATCCTGAAGAAGAAAAAAAATGGTATGAATATTGGAAAAATATTCGTTTTAAATGGCATTTAAATTTGGGAGATCAAAAAAATTATAGATTACGTAATCATAATCATTTAGCACACTATGCTAGTGCAGGTGTCGATATTGAATATCATTTTCCTTTCGGTTTTAGAGAAATAGAAGGAATTCATTCTAGAAGAGATTTTGATATGAAAAAACATGAATTTTTTTCAAAAAAAAAATTAAGAGTTTCTGAATCAAAATTTCAAAAAAATTACATTCCTTATGTAATAGAAACATCTTTAGGATTAGATCGTATTTTTTTAGCTATATTTTCCTCTTCTCTCAAAAAAGAGAAATTAAAAGATGGAAAAATACGTATAGTACTAAAGCTTCCTTCTTATTTATCTCCCATTAAATCTGCTATTTTTCCACTAGTTAGAAAGGATGGATTACCAGAAATTGCAAGAAAAATATTCGATAATTTTAAAATTAATCATAAACTAATTTATGATCAAAAAGAATCTATTGGAAAATTATATAGAAGACAAGATGCAATAGGAACACCTATATGTTTTACTGTTGACTATGAAACAATAGAAACAAATACAGTTACTGTGAGGTATAGAGACAGTATGAAACAAAAAAGAGTTCCTATAAAAGATATATCTAAAATAATTAAGGAAGAGACTGGATTAGAACAAATTTTAAAAAAATTATCTTCTTTTATATAA
- the gap gene encoding type I glyceraldehyde-3-phosphate dehydrogenase translates to MSIKIGINGIGRIGKLVLLSSIKRKNIEVISVNDLVPIEYLAYILKNDSVHGPFKGDLRIEDENYLVLNEKRIKVTNQRDPSLLNWGDLNIEYVVESTGLFLTKNLATAHLKSGAKKVILSAPPKDNIPMFVMGVNHQKIKSSQNIVSNASCTTNCLSPIVKILNDNFGILEGLMTTIHASTATQKVVDSISTKDWRAGRSSLVNIIPSSTGAANAVGKIIPSLDGKLTGMAFRVPVSDVSVLDFTVRLKNSTNYDQIKYCMKKASETTLKGILGYTEEPVVSSDFTGDERISIFDVNSSIMLNSNFLKIISWYDNEMGYSTKLVDLIIYMSSIR, encoded by the coding sequence ATGTCTATTAAAATAGGAATAAATGGTATTGGAAGAATAGGAAAACTAGTTTTGTTATCCTCTATAAAGAGAAAAAATATTGAAGTCATATCCGTAAATGATTTAGTTCCTATAGAATATTTAGCTTATATATTAAAAAATGATTCTGTTCATGGTCCTTTTAAAGGAGATCTTAGAATAGAAGACGAAAATTATTTAGTATTAAATGAAAAACGGATAAAAGTAACGAATCAAAGAGATCCTAGTCTTCTTAATTGGGGAGATTTAAATATAGAATATGTTGTTGAATCGACCGGACTTTTTTTAACGAAAAATTTAGCTACTGCACATTTAAAGTCAGGAGCTAAAAAAGTTATTTTATCAGCTCCTCCTAAAGATAATATTCCTATGTTTGTGATGGGGGTTAATCATCAAAAAATAAAATCAAGTCAAAATATCGTTTCAAATGCTTCTTGTACTACAAATTGTTTATCCCCGATTGTAAAAATTTTAAATGACAATTTTGGGATATTGGAAGGATTAATGACAACAATTCATGCTTCTACTGCTACTCAAAAAGTAGTTGACTCTATTTCTACTAAAGATTGGAGAGCAGGAAGATCTTCATTAGTTAATATTATACCTTCGTCTACTGGTGCGGCCAATGCAGTCGGGAAAATTATACCAAGTTTAGATGGTAAATTGACAGGAATGGCTTTTAGGGTTCCTGTTTCAGATGTATCTGTATTAGATTTTACAGTTCGTTTGAAAAACAGTACTAATTATGATCAAATTAAATACTGTATGAAAAAAGCTTCTGAAACTACACTAAAAGGAATATTAGGATATACGGAAGAACCTGTTGTTTCATCGGATTTTACAGGAGATGAAAGAATCTCTATTTTTGATGTTAATTCTAGTATAATGTTGAATTCCAATTTTTTAAAAATTATTTCTTGGTATGATAATGAGATGGGGTACTCTACAAAATTAGTAGATCTTATTATTTATATGTCTTCTATTCGTTGA
- the dnaN gene encoding DNA polymerase III subunit beta: MYFFVSSYSLLQKLHTLYRIINHNNSNAEFFIFRIIKNKLEIKVLYDYENVVNTFIKINVKKNTKEEAVISTNLIINVLSTFHDEMLLFKKKKNSLSICSKQGTCEVPISSIHKHSIDFLRKKRSILVKSTSSIKITLYSNVLLKILNKTLFAVGNKEFKPILNGVLFQFSPYEANFVSTDTFRMVKYTIKNLKFDRNIEFTVPKKSLNIIREILKNENNSNIVIEYKNNINIVFHFENHIFSCKLINEKYPDYNSVIPNRNWDVLLIINRLLLLNTIRRISIFSKKNRNNFIYLHLNRNNLKICEFEQENINNFESNIKCKPIFDGLSKLEKIKMGFNSKFLIEILSCLNENFILFELHHSKKIGILRPCSDKYDKKEESIFILIMSTI; encoded by the coding sequence ATGTATTTCTTTGTTTCTAGTTACTCTCTATTACAAAAATTACATACTTTATATCGGATTATAAATCACAATAACTCAAATGCAGAATTTTTTATTTTTAGAATTATAAAAAATAAACTAGAAATCAAAGTATTGTATGATTACGAAAATGTAGTAAACACATTTATAAAAATAAATGTAAAAAAAAATACAAAAGAAGAAGCGGTTATATCCACAAATCTTATAATAAATGTTTTATCTACATTTCATGATGAAATGCTTCTCTTTAAAAAAAAAAAAAATTCACTTAGTATTTGTTCTAAACAAGGAACTTGCGAAGTTCCAATATCATCCATTCATAAACATTCTATTGATTTTCTTCGAAAAAAAAGATCTATCTTGGTCAAATCCACTTCCAGTATAAAAATTACTTTATATTCAAATGTTCTTTTAAAAATATTAAATAAAACGTTATTTGCAGTTGGGAATAAAGAGTTTAAACCAATATTAAATGGAGTTCTTTTTCAATTTTCTCCTTATGAAGCTAATTTTGTATCTACGGATACTTTTCGTATGGTTAAATATACTATCAAAAATCTAAAATTTGATAGAAACATTGAATTTACCGTACCAAAAAAATCCCTTAACATAATTCGAGAAATTTTAAAAAATGAAAATAATAGTAATATTGTCATTGAATATAAAAATAATATCAATATAGTATTTCACTTTGAAAATCATATTTTTTCATGCAAATTAATTAATGAAAAATATCCAGATTATAATTCTGTTATTCCCAATAGAAATTGGGACGTTTTACTTATTATAAATAGGCTTTTGTTGTTAAATACTATTAGGAGAATTTCTATTTTTTCCAAAAAAAATAGAAATAATTTCATTTATTTACATTTAAATCGTAATAATTTGAAAATATGTGAATTTGAACAGGAAAATATTAATAACTTTGAATCAAATATCAAATGCAAACCTATTTTTGATGGTTTATCAAAACTAGAAAAGATCAAGATGGGGTTTAATTCTAAGTTTTTAATTGAAATTTTATCTTGTTTAAATGAAAATTTTATTCTTTTTGAGCTACACCATTCAAAAAAAATAGGTATTTTGAGACCTTGTTCCGACAAATATGATAAGAAAGAAGAATCCATTTTTATATTGATAATGTCTACAATATGA
- the trxB gene encoding thioredoxin-disulfide reductase: MKQKIQNCVIIGSGPAGYSAAIYASRADLHPILFVGPNPGGQLTTTTSIDNYLGFPLGIDGIDFMKKCQKQAIRFNTKIMNQSVKSVCLSNKNRGIHHIFFEKECIKSRGVIVATGSSPRLLGIEKEKKFTGLGVSFCATCDGFFHKGKDIAVIGGGDTALEEVNYLSKICRKVYLIVRKNYLKASKILQSNVLKKKNVEIFFCTKIIKIIGNDFLEGIQIFNHEKKNSSTLLISGLFIAIGHIPNTEIFKDQLDLDNKGYIIVKKGSTMTNKPGVFSAGDVQDSNYRQAITSAGTGCMAALDLERYLSLSS, from the coding sequence ATGAAACAAAAAATACAAAATTGTGTTATTATCGGATCTGGACCTGCTGGTTATTCTGCTGCTATTTATGCATCAAGAGCAGATCTTCATCCTATTCTTTTTGTAGGACCTAATCCCGGTGGACAGTTGACAACTACAACTAGTATTGATAATTATCTAGGTTTCCCTTTAGGAATTGATGGAATAGATTTTATGAAAAAGTGCCAAAAACAAGCAATACGTTTTAATACTAAGATAATGAATCAATCTGTAAAAAGTGTATGTTTATCCAACAAAAATAGAGGAATACATCATATTTTTTTTGAAAAGGAGTGTATTAAGAGCAGAGGTGTTATTGTTGCTACGGGATCTAGTCCTAGATTGTTAGGAATAGAAAAAGAAAAAAAGTTTACTGGATTGGGAGTTTCTTTTTGTGCTACTTGTGATGGATTTTTTCACAAAGGAAAAGATATAGCAGTGATAGGAGGTGGAGATACTGCTTTAGAAGAAGTTAATTATCTATCGAAAATTTGTAGAAAAGTATATTTGATAGTTAGAAAGAATTATTTGAAAGCATCCAAAATATTACAATCTAATGTTTTGAAAAAAAAAAACGTAGAAATATTTTTCTGTACGAAAATTATAAAAATTATTGGAAATGATTTTTTGGAAGGAATTCAGATATTTAATCATGAAAAAAAAAATAGTAGTACTCTTTTAATTAGCGGATTATTCATTGCCATTGGTCATATTCCTAACACAGAAATTTTTAAAGATCAATTAGATTTGGATAATAAAGGATATATAATAGTAAAAAAAGGAAGTACAATGACCAATAAACCAGGAGTATTTTCTGCTGGAGATGTACAGGATTCGAATTATAGGCAAGCTATAACTTCTGCTGGTACTGGATGCATGGCAGCATTAGATTTGGAAAGGTACTTATCTTTATCATCATGA
- the pheT gene encoding phenylalanine--tRNA ligase subunit beta translates to MKISYNWLKKYISIDNINAEQISSILTYSGLPVKNIKKILYEEEDYILDVEITPNRADAMSHYGIARELYTVLKFRGYTVNLFKPPVIVHKNENIDNHIQIFIRENIKCIRYSGMSIYKIRIEPSPRWLVYRLKSVGIQPINNIIDVINFVMYELGQPIHVFDMDKIEERKIIIKNAKENIDFQSSDGLTRKLDEEDLVIFDAKKPLSISGIINSVQSDIHENTENIFLGSAYFNPVFIRLIRKKHLIQTESQFLFERGTDPNQTVYALKRAYFLIKEIITKRKIDHQIYDIYTSPIYPSTIKIRYNKVGNILGKKISKKKIKKIFSLLEIVIHSENEKSLFVEIPLYRIDVKREIDLIEEILRIDGIHKIKISDNIKISPIPNCFYKTEHKIQKILFEQLVCYGFQEIISSPMIDEYKNSDLLNSFFKREEIKIINPINQNYKTLRTSLLFGMINCMRYNCNKINYYNSNIKLFEIGKIYYKKNNKFLEKTYLGIAFLQKEEKKCEGYKPFFYLKGIIEQIFQKSGIYNYTQIFSKHPLLENSVSILYNKKNLVELGKLRSNIFRKNEIFYAEIDWEYLISILQKKRITYVPFSKYPTSRRDLSFLVDKNIHFEKMNQLIKKKENHVIKKIQIFDFYEGKNLPHSKKSYTISFFFESQKKTLTEKTINNSMKKIEFFLKKELKAEIRDKK, encoded by the coding sequence ATGAAAATATCATATAATTGGCTGAAAAAATATATATCTATTGATAATATCAATGCAGAACAAATATCAAGTATTCTTACTTACAGTGGATTGCCTGTAAAAAATATCAAAAAAATACTATATGAGGAAGAAGATTATATTTTAGATGTTGAAATAACACCTAATCGTGCAGATGCTATGAGCCATTATGGAATAGCACGTGAGTTATATACTGTATTAAAATTTCGTGGATATACAGTAAATTTATTCAAACCACCAGTTATAGTTCATAAAAATGAAAATATAGATAATCATATACAAATATTTATACGAGAAAATATAAAATGTATTAGATATTCTGGAATGTCTATTTATAAAATAAGAATAGAACCTTCTCCTCGTTGGTTAGTTTACAGACTGAAATCTGTAGGAATTCAACCGATAAACAATATAATAGATGTTATAAATTTTGTGATGTATGAATTAGGACAACCAATACATGTTTTTGATATGGATAAAATAGAAGAAAGAAAAATTATAATAAAAAATGCTAAAGAAAATATAGATTTTCAATCTTCAGATGGCTTAACACGAAAACTTGATGAAGAAGATTTAGTTATTTTTGATGCTAAAAAACCATTATCTATATCCGGAATAATTAATAGTGTTCAATCTGATATACATGAAAATACTGAAAATATTTTTTTAGGTAGCGCTTATTTTAATCCTGTTTTTATCCGATTAATTAGAAAAAAACACTTAATCCAAACAGAATCACAATTTCTTTTTGAAAGAGGAACAGATCCTAATCAAACTGTATACGCTTTAAAGAGAGCTTATTTTCTTATAAAAGAGATAATAACAAAAAGAAAAATAGATCACCAAATCTATGATATTTATACTAGCCCTATATATCCATCAACAATTAAAATTAGATATAATAAAGTTGGAAATATTCTAGGAAAAAAAATATCTAAAAAAAAAATTAAAAAAATTTTTTCATTGCTAGAAATCGTAATCCACTCGGAAAATGAAAAATCTCTTTTTGTAGAGATTCCTCTTTATAGAATAGATGTGAAAAGAGAAATAGATTTGATCGAAGAAATATTGCGTATCGATGGAATTCATAAAATTAAAATATCTGATAACATAAAAATATCTCCCATACCTAACTGTTTTTATAAAACAGAACATAAAATACAAAAAATACTTTTTGAACAATTAGTTTGTTATGGATTTCAAGAAATTATTTCTTCTCCTATGATAGATGAGTACAAAAATTCTGATTTACTCAATTCCTTTTTCAAGAGAGAGGAAATTAAAATTATTAATCCAATTAATCAAAATTATAAAACTTTACGTACCAGTTTATTATTTGGTATGATAAATTGTATGAGATATAATTGTAACAAAATAAATTATTACAATTCGAATATAAAATTATTTGAAATAGGAAAAATATATTATAAAAAGAACAATAAATTTCTAGAAAAAACATATCTAGGAATTGCTTTTTTACAGAAAGAAGAAAAAAAATGTGAAGGATATAAACCTTTTTTCTATTTGAAAGGAATTATTGAACAAATTTTTCAAAAAAGCGGAATATATAATTATACTCAAATATTTTCCAAACATCCTTTATTAGAAAACAGCGTTTCTATATTATATAATAAAAAAAATCTAGTCGAACTAGGAAAATTAAGAAGTAATATTTTTAGAAAAAATGAAATATTTTATGCAGAAATAGATTGGGAATATTTGATTTCTATTCTTCAAAAAAAAAGAATAACTTATGTTCCATTTTCTAAATATCCCACTTCAAGAAGAGATTTATCTTTTTTAGTTGACAAAAATATTCATTTTGAAAAAATGAATCAGTTAATAAAGAAAAAAGAAAATCATGTGATTAAAAAAATTCAAATATTTGATTTTTATGAAGGAAAGAATTTGCCACATTCGAAAAAATCTTACACTATTAGTTTCTTTTTCGAAAGTCAAAAAAAAACATTAACTGAAAAAACTATCAATAATTCTATGAAAAAAATTGAATTTTTCTTAAAAAAAGAATTAAAAGCTGAAATAAGAGATAAAAAATAG
- the lepA gene encoding translation elongation factor 4 — MHNIRNFCIIAHIDHGKSTLADRLLEFTKTVSDRKRNQLLDDMELERERGITIKSHAVQMEYKYNDQVYILNLIDTPGHVDFSYEVSRSIAACEGALLVVDCTKSVQAQTISNLSLALKKNLVIIPILNKIDLSNSIYEYEKVMEEIMELVECKTEDIIPVSAKNGIGVNNILERIVTSIPSPTGDTKAPLQAIIFDSLYNPFTGIEAFFRVKNGSIRKGQKLRFMSTGKVYYACEIGTLKLRHVSKHKINTGDVGYVISGIKNTYEVKVGDTITDDNNPAEKAIEKFEEVKPMVFASIYPVNSDKYEELRSSMEKLHLNDASLSFSSESSPALGFGFHCGFLGLLHMEVIKDRLEREYGISVILTIPNVSYKVYLKNDKVILVNNPSNFPEIEKFKKVEEPYVSVSIITKNIYIGNVISLCVGKRGIMIENQNYFTPEKIKILFEMPLSEIVFDFYDKLKTVSKGYASFDYRFIGYRDSDLRKITVLINHEKIEPLSLLVHKTKTFFIAKKICQELSILIPKHQFSIPIQVSVSGKIIARETIQAFRKNVIDKCYGGDVSRKKKLIEKQKKGKKKMRKIGKVEIPSSAFMNFLKVKN; from the coding sequence ATTCATAATATTCGTAATTTCTGTATTATTGCACATATAGATCACGGAAAAAGTACTTTAGCAGATCGTTTGTTAGAGTTTACAAAAACTGTTTCGGACAGAAAACGGAATCAATTATTAGATGATATGGAGTTGGAGAGAGAACGTGGAATAACTATAAAAAGTCATGCTGTTCAAATGGAATATAAATATAATGATCAAGTATACATTCTAAATTTAATAGATACACCTGGTCATGTAGATTTTTCTTACGAGGTATCACGTTCTATTGCAGCATGTGAAGGAGCTTTACTTGTTGTAGATTGTACTAAAAGTGTACAAGCCCAAACTATATCTAATCTTTCTTTAGCTTTAAAAAAAAATCTTGTCATTATTCCAATTTTGAATAAAATTGATTTATCAAATTCAATCTATGAATACGAAAAAGTAATGGAAGAGATTATGGAATTGGTAGAATGTAAAACAGAAGATATTATTCCTGTTAGCGCTAAAAACGGTATAGGAGTTAATAATATCTTAGAAAGAATTGTTACATCTATTCCTTCTCCAACAGGAGATACAAAAGCTCCTTTACAAGCTATTATTTTTGATTCTTTATATAATCCATTTACAGGGATTGAAGCTTTTTTTAGAGTGAAAAATGGTTCTATTCGAAAAGGTCAAAAATTACGGTTTATGTCTACAGGAAAAGTATATTATGCTTGTGAAATAGGAACACTAAAATTAAGACATGTTTCTAAACATAAAATTAATACAGGAGATGTTGGGTATGTTATTTCTGGTATAAAAAATACTTATGAGGTAAAAGTAGGTGATACTATAACGGATGATAATAATCCAGCGGAAAAAGCAATAGAAAAGTTTGAAGAGGTTAAACCAATGGTTTTTGCAAGTATTTATCCAGTTAACTCTGATAAATATGAAGAATTACGTTCTTCTATGGAAAAATTACATTTAAATGACGCATCTCTTTCTTTTAGTAGCGAATCATCTCCTGCTTTAGGATTTGGATTTCATTGTGGTTTTTTAGGATTACTTCATATGGAAGTAATTAAAGATCGTCTAGAACGGGAGTACGGTATTTCTGTTATTTTGACTATCCCTAATGTTTCTTATAAAGTTTATTTGAAAAATGATAAAGTTATTTTAGTGAATAATCCTTCAAATTTTCCGGAAATAGAAAAATTTAAAAAAGTAGAAGAACCTTATGTTTCAGTTTCTATTATTACTAAAAATATTTATATAGGAAATGTAATATCTTTATGTGTTGGGAAACGTGGAATAATGATTGAAAATCAAAATTATTTTACTCCTGAAAAAATAAAAATCCTATTTGAAATGCCTTTATCTGAAATTGTGTTTGATTTTTATGATAAACTGAAAACAGTATCAAAAGGATATGCTTCTTTTGATTATCGTTTCATTGGTTATAGGGATTCAGATTTAAGAAAAATTACTGTGTTAATTAATCATGAAAAAATAGAACCTTTATCTCTTTTAGTTCATAAAACTAAAACTTTTTTTATAGCAAAAAAAATATGTCAAGAACTATCTATTTTAATCCCAAAACATCAATTTAGTATTCCCATTCAAGTTTCAGTATCTGGAAAAATTATAGCAAGAGAAACAATTCAAGCTTTTCGAAAAAATGTAATTGATAAATGTTATGGAGGAGATGTTTCTCGTAAGAAAAAACTTATAGAAAAACAAAAAAAAGGAAAGAAAAAAATGCGAAAAATAGGAAAAGTGGAAATTCCATCATCTGCTTTTATGAATTTTTTGAAAGTTAAAAATTAA
- the pth gene encoding aminoacyl-tRNA hydrolase, whose product MEKYLITGLGNPGYLYKKTRHNLGFFILDQISKKYFLSFSKKKFGFISEFFLEKKLLFFLKPSTYVNNSGLSVKYWMIKEKILLKNILVISDDIYLNFGDFRLKGKGGSGGHNGLKSIEKEIGTSNYARLRFGIKNNLKKKIDCYVLENWKNEEINCLFSKLDIGIKIVFSFIKNGLQKTMNLFNNNSQLTL is encoded by the coding sequence ATGGAAAAGTATTTGATAACTGGATTAGGTAATCCTGGATATTTATATAAAAAAACAAGACATAATCTTGGTTTTTTTATTTTAGATCAAATTTCTAAAAAATATTTTCTTTCTTTCTCAAAGAAAAAATTCGGATTTATTTCTGAATTTTTTCTTGAAAAAAAGTTACTTTTTTTTTTAAAGCCTTCTACTTACGTTAATAACAGTGGTTTATCTGTTAAATATTGGATGATAAAAGAAAAAATTTTATTAAAAAATATTCTTGTTATATCTGATGATATTTATCTTAATTTTGGTGATTTTCGTTTAAAAGGGAAAGGTGGAAGTGGGGGACATAATGGATTAAAAAGTATAGAAAAAGAAATAGGAACGTCAAATTATGCACGTCTTCGTTTTGGTATTAAAAACAATTTGAAAAAAAAAATAGACTGTTATGTATTGGAGAATTGGAAAAATGAAGAAATAAATTGTTTATTTTCTAAATTAGATATAGGAATTAAAATAGTATTTTCATTTATCAAGAATGGATTGCAAAAAACAATGAATTTATTTAATAACAATTCTCAGTTAACCTTGTAG